tcagggctctgtgcaggccatTTAAGTTACTCCCCTAAAAATCTCAGCAAATCCATTCTGCGTGGACCTTCTGGGTCCTGGGGGTATGATGGAGTTTAAACAGGAGAACACCCCAATTTTATTTACCCCATGTGATCCATAAAGGCCTACGTAGTgcataattatttaatataaggCGGTTGTAAGGTACAAAGGTCCTTCTCTTTATGAAAAACTTACAGATCTTTTGACTTATTGGCCcttgtaaaaaaacaagatacaATCAGGCATGCTACCAGTAGGTCTAGTTAGTCTTGTTCTATGTTCTATGTGGATTAGTATATTTTGCAACTGACAAACAGGATTAGTAGAGTACAAAATGTCATAAAACACAAGACATGGTTATGGTATGACAATGAAAGGAATGTTATTGTTTATATATGTTAGGGAGTGGCACCCTAAAAGCAAAAACCTGGtgatttattaatgaaattaCTAAAATGACTTAAAATGAATGTGGACTAGATATAAATGTGGGACAAGAGTGAGATttcatataaacatgaatgtGATAAAAGTCAGAGGCTAGCTAATGAAACCACCCCACTCCTGTCAGTTTCTCTGCTGCCACCCTTCACTCATAGAGGAATAATGGACTGTGTGTCGTAGGATGGATCCACGGATGGATAATTTGTTTGGAGAACAACCTTTCTTTGCAGGGAATGTGACCATTTGCATCACAGTAAATGTTGAGCGTACCTGTCATATTATTGATGGAATTTGTAGCTGACTGATGCTTGTTTGAAGACTTAAAAACTTAAAACCCCTGACATTGGTGGTATAGTTTTTAGCATTTTGCCCTTTAAAGTCTAGGTTTATTGAAGGTAGCTGTTCGTATATAGAGGTGGGCCTTTTTTTCTACAGCTACTCGAGCTTCATGCAGAGTAATCCCATTTTGTGAAATCAAGagactgtggggctcatttattaactttGCGCAAGGATGATTAgttcacaaagtgaatatatttgccctgtacatggttatatttataaagctaatttagtgtggtgcaaacagagttttttcacaatgcgaatgtctataagagctttttaaatatgtcaaaaatcgcaaattacgaatatttatgcacacactctgcggctgaattacgccacaactttggtgcacatcacacacaacaacctcgcacattgggtgcgctcacgCAAACGCCGTCTCATTTGCGAAAGTTTATTCACAATGGgaattcgcaaaaactggaaagacgggcagaacagtgcaatatattagtgtGCAGAAAATGCATGGGCAATTCAACCGTTTTTGAAAAAATATGCGctgtgcgaactttataaatgaccccctgtgtgtTTTATACTGATCCACTACCGTAGTTCTGTTCTGCATttgactgttttgttttttggtcaTCCCGCTTATTTAGTGACAAAAGCTAGGTACGTTTAGTGGAAGGACTGCATGTCATTGGGGTGGGTGAGAAATGTTTTTAAGCTTTACACTGTAGGAATTGTATTTTAGTTTGTCTATAAGTCTCCCACCTCTGTAGATGGTCTCTGTGAGACAAGAACCCCCTTCCTTGGTTAAGACAACTAAAACAATTAAACCATACAATGTAACCTGCCAGCATTTCAGGTTTTTTAGGTACTGGTTTCAACCTGAGCCCGACTTTACTCTGACCAAGTAACAAAACAATGTGTTCTATCAAATTATTAGACATGTGTGTGGACAATGTGGCCACAAATTGACAGATTCTTCATGTGTCTACTTCAAGACAAGCTTAGactccaatttttatttttttaattatgatttagtgatctaagcattttttttgtaAGCCCAAAAAGTTGTATTACAAAAATTCTCAGTATCCGTGCTGTAGGGTCACAGATCAGACCTAATGATCCTGTATTTCATTTCTGTAACAGGTACAATATGAAGGAGAGTAGATGGCACCTCCGTGCCATGTTTTCCTGTGATCAGTGAGTACTAAAGTACTGATTTGAATCCATGTTTTTCACCTTTGCTTTATAATCTTTCATAATCACACCCAACCTCCTTTATCTAGCAAATAAACCATTGCTGTGGATTAAGAACTAATACATACAGGGTCCTTTGTGTTATAAATATAAACTCTCAATTAAGCAAAATTAATCAAATCTTGTAAAATtctcaaattagtttttttaatatttcgacaagtgttcattttgaaatatttccaACTTCTGTTTCCTTCATTTACATAGAACATCTGCGTTGATGAAAAAATTATGCTGTTATGTTCCCTTGTTTTCCATCTCAATGAAATGTCGATAAAAATTGCTCTCAAATTGCTCAGATTTTGAGTGCCACACCAATGTCTGGTCGATAATTAGCCAAATATGtgttgggcaggtttaaaaatctcattGGAAGAAGATGACATTGGCTTGTTGATGCAACCCTCTGCCTACATGCCCCTATtatagtctaagggggttatttatcaagctctgtaTATCCGAACCTctaataattcgtagttttcagagcaaaaaaaaaaaatatacattttttcagattatttaaaGTCTGATGggctaaaaactcagaatctgaaaccccggcatctaaaagctcttgaggtcctgtataagtgaatggggaaggttccagtgtctgcgctgatgtccgtaccgacaTCCGATGATTTGGGGGTCTCAGCGCAAAAAACTCcggaaaaatcttagtttttggggaaaaaatctgaagtTTTCgaggaaagctccgaagtttgcccgaccctattttttcaggcttttttctacataaataaggtccattcaggaattctgagttgctcgaagtttgatattagaaatactgagatgaattcagaccttgataattaaccccctaaaactATGTTCCCCAACCATCCAAgtggttgctcaccaaccactttgATATTGgtctcagttgcctcaaagcaggtgtttactTTTGAATTACAGCTTAGAGGCAACTTTTGAttgcatgaaaaccagttgtactgccaaacagaccctcctgtaggctgccagtccacattgaggctaccaaattgccaaagCCATGTATTTACTGTATCCAGTATTGTAATATTTGTAGCCTTTATTCTTGCCTTCTCAAACATATTCTCTATTTCAATAATCTATGTTTCCATTCTACCCCAAATCGTCTTGCTCAACAACATGCTCAGCAACTCCCTGATTCTGTTCTGTTCCTCTGTGTTTGCTCTTATCTTCAGCATACCCGTTCAATGTCATTAAGAGTAAATGTCACGACCTGTGGATATCTTATTTCTTTATGTGCACAAGGCACTGCCAAATCCACAAATTGCATTAGAAAACAATGTGGCTTTTTCTTCTTCCTGCCAGAATGATTCTTTAAGTAACTGTACAGGAAAAACAACCCTGttcattatgaatatattttgcaaataataGGTACACTTCGATTTGTACCCTCAGCGCGATTCACTTTTAAAGCACCCAATCGTACTGGTTGAAACATCAAGTTCtataatccaatttaaaaacaatttgtgttAAAGCTAGTCATTTAATTGGCTGAAGCTGCTGCTTTGAAAGAGAAATTCATTACAGGACCTCACAAGTTTTGTTGGACTGTatataacatgtaaaaatggtaGACAAAATGAGGCCTATCCTATTTTTTgtggaataaaaatatatactaaatatgGCTCAGAACCGGTCACTGGCCTCTGGGAATTTTAGTTCAAGAACAATTGCTCAAACCTGCCTTTTTAAAACAATTCACTTTTTACAGGGCTGTCCAATTGGAGGCCAACAGCCTCTGATTAATTTTGGTGGCCACCAGTCAGAACACATAGACATAGACAACTGCATGACCCCATAATTATCCTATAATGCTCTGAATGTGTTAGCTATTGAATAATTGACCAGTGCATTCACAAGTGACGGTGTTCCTGCCATTCTACAGCTGAATTACTTGTTTTCTTTTCACAGACATCCAGTTGAGAGCACAATTTCCTCCTTGATTGAGAACAATGTCAGACTGGATaggtaatgtataaataataataatatatgttataAAGGCTCCagcctcatgtattataagggataatgtaccccctactataaatgataaggatattacaagtcactgaggggttctgtgaccatataaagactcaaggctgcaggctgagttatacagggaactctgagtatcactcatgtattataagggataatgtacccccaactataaatgataaggatattagaagtcactgaggggttgttctgtgaccatataaaggcacaaggctgcaggctgagttatacagggaactctgagtatcactcatgtattataagggataatgtaccccctactgtaaatgataaggatattagaagtcactgaggggttgttctgtgaccatataaagacacaaggctgcaggctgagttatacagggaactctgagtatcactcatgtattataagggataatgtaccccctactgtaaatgataaggatattagaagtcactgaggggttctgtgaccatataaagactcaaggctgcaggctgagttatacagggaactctgagtatcactcacgtattataagggataatgtacccccaactataaatgataaggatataagaagtcactgaggggttgttctgtgaccatataaaggcacacggctgcaggctgagttctacagggaactctgagtatcactcatgtattataagggataatgtaccccctactgtaaatgataaggatattagaagtcactgagaggttgttctgtgaccatataaaggcacaaggctgcaggctgagttctacagggaactctgagtatcactcatgtattataagggataatgtaccccctactgtaaatgataaggatattagaagtcactgaggggttgttctgtgaccatataaaggcacaaggctgcaggctgagttatacagggaactctgagtatcactcacgtattataagggataatgtacccccaactataaatgataaggatattagaagtcactgaggggttgttctgtgaccatataaaggcacacggctgcaggctgagttctacagggaactctgagtatcactcatgtattataagggataatgtaccccctactgtaaatgataaggatattagaagtcactgagaggttgttctgtgaccatataaaggcacaaggctgcaggctgagttctacagggaactctgagtatcactcatgtattataagggataatgtaccccctactgtaaatgataaggatattagaagtcactgagaggttgttctgtgaccatataaaggcacaaggctgcaggctgagttatacagggaactctgagtattactcatgtattataaggaataatgtaccccctactgtaaatgatattagaagtcactgaggggttctgtgaccatataaaggcacaaggctgcaggctgagttctacagggaactctgagtatcactcatgtattataagggataatgtaccccctactgtaaatgataaggatattagaagtcactgagaggttgttctgtgaccatataaaggcacaaggctgcaggctgagttctacagggaactctgagtattactcatgtattataagggataatgtaacccctactgtaaatgataaggatattagaagtcactgaggggttgttatgtgaccatataaaggcacaaggctgcaggctgagttatacagggaactctgagtattactcatgtattataaggaataatgtaccccctactgtaaatgatattagaagtcactgaggggttctgtgaccatatcaaggcacaaggctgagaaCTAATATCCTGGTACTTTGTAACTAAATCTCTCTTTGTTTGCAGAATACTGTACCCAAAGCCAGAGACCCTTAAACCTCCGTAAGTAGTTCTTGTGGTAGCTATTTGTGGAAGAGGATTAGGAGGCACTGCTGGGTTCTGCAGTTTGATTCattcccaatttttaaaaatgtactcaTCAACTTCAACCTTAAGCTCAAATTATTCTTGGTGAAGGTGGGGGTTCAAGATACCATCTAAAACTGCCTCTAGTTTGCTTCAGGCaggaataaaatgattttttcttGAACTCATAAGAGCAATCTGACCAATCCCTAGATCTAAATTGAACTCTGAATAGCTGTACCAATAGCCATGTCCTTTCTCAGTTGAAGTACCCCACTCTTTCTTGGAGCTattttatctgcctgttcactaACAGCAAAAGACCTCACAACATTATGAAACCTTGTTTCTTCTGATCTCAAGTCAGCAAGAGGTCCTCTACCTGCTACTGACCTTTTCCAATTGCCATCAATAGCAAGTGTCATAGGATGCCCTACGTAGGTACTGCCAGGTCATCTTAAAACTTTGCTGtctagaactatatatatattttttttgtaaattcaggAGGACCGATGTACTGACTATAGCTCCATGGCTGGCGCCCATTATCTGGAACGGCATATTCAACTCTGACATACTAAATGCCCAGTTTCACAAAAGAGGTGTACGCATTGGTCTTACAACATTTGCCATTAAAAAGTAAGTCATAAAGATCCGTTGGAGCCTATTCAGTTCTATTGCAACATCTCAATTCCCAACATTGTTATGTTAAAAAAACAGGCCAGTGTATTATTTCTTAGTTCTCAGCTGTCTCTTTCCAACCCAGGGGCAATTTGACTATATGAATAAGTCTAAACCACACCTGATCTCCTTTATCCCAGTGTTTGTGAAACTGAAGGCTGCTAGAAGGGAGTATTATTGGAGAGATGCCATTGTTATAGACAAGTCAGAATGTGAAATAGAATGAATAACGATGTTTGCGAGGGCAAGTCCAGAAAGAGGATTATAAATATGCATCATCTTTTTTAATGTCTCTATTAATATTAGAATGGGTTAGtgaatatataagtatatataagtacAGATGCTTGGGAGCTATGAAAAGCagcaaaaatgtgaatgtttgaGAGTTGTTTTGGTAACTCACTTGGTTTGGGGCTATAGTTTATTAGCAGGCGTTTATTTATTGAACAAAGGAACAGTTCTCCTGAAAATGTGCAATGTAAAGATTTTCGGTTACATATTAAATGTCATTATGCTTTTAAAGGGTCAGTGTACAACTAGAAACAGCTTTGCTAAATGTGAGCTTTGTAAATAAGCCTAGTCTTTTCATtgacaaaaatctatttttatcgagtgtgtgtaataaaaggtgcacaatttgctacaggtctaatcactcatagcaaccaatcagcaggaagaatttactggtcatatatttcaaagcaaatatctgattggtagctatgggttacagcACCTGAGCCTTTTCTTGCATATGGAGAAGAAAGCATTAAAGGTTTTAACTGAACTCACTCCCCTTGGGTCATTTGTTAAAAAAGGAGATATCGAACTTTGTATAAACAATCCCCAGCTGCAGCCTATCTATGGCTATGAGATAAGGAGAAGCTCCTTATACATAGCGCTAATCTGTGGACTGCTAATTTGCTTTATTAGCTTTTCCTATGTAAATAGTGACTCTTTCCCATTCACTGTAGCTAGCTCCACAGTTTAGGAACCTATAGAGATGTGGAACAGGGACTCGCTTGCAGACTATAgcttatgttttaattttaaaggcATAACACGTTTCTTCTTCACATGTTGTTGTCTTGGTCAGTAGTCcattggggttgttttcactggaaaaaagaaGATTGCGAAGagacaagtacattagagggcattaaaGATCGATAGCCGGGGTTCTTctttcccataaaaaggatcaatgcACCTTTAAGGTAGAGGGAGGTAAAGGGTAACGGTAAAGCCCCTGAAGTCATCGCCCCAGATGCCCCAGGTTTACTCTGCAACCTCAATGGGTTACTTACCGTTTCCAGGGGTCTGCAAAGTGGAgtggaaaggaaaggaaaaatttTGCTAGCTAGTCGAGGGTGGGGGTAAGTTTCAAGACCTGCAGCTGAACCAAATGCCTAGGCAAGGTACCTGTAGACTGCCTGCCCGGTTGGTAAATCAGGTACTTTCTACCCAAAACCCAACTGCTTTCTGGGTATTCCGTGGGTACCCATGCCTATCTGACCCGCTGCAGGTCTCTACCAGCAACCTTCCAAATGATCCCTAAAATATACTATTTTGTATCCGTTCAATGTTCTCCCTACTTGTTCCTTTCTCTCCAGGTATGTAAGATTCATGAAAGATTTTCTTGAAACAGCCGAAAAGTTTTTCATGGTGGGGCACAAGGTCAACTATTACATCTTCACTGATCGAGCCCATGAAATTCCCAATATCACAATCGGTGAAGGGCGGCACATCCATATTATAAACGTTACCGGCTACCAGAGATGGCAGGATGTCACCATGAGACGCATGCAGATGATTCGCGATGAAACATATTCCCGTTTTATCAACGAAGTCGATTATTTAGTGTGCGTCGACGTGGACATGAGGTTCTATGGCAGCGTCGGAGTTGAAATCTTAGGTGATGTGTTTGGAACTTTGCATCCTGGTTTCTTTGGAGCCTCACGGCAGCAGTTTACCTATGACCGTAATCCAAAATCTGTTGCTTGCATTCCTGTAGATGAGGGCGATTTCTATTATGCGGGAGGTTATTTTGGGGGTAAAATTGAGGAAGTTTACAAACTGACTAATTTCTGCCATAGCGCCATGATGACAGATAAAGCCATTGGAATCGAGGCACTATGGCATGACGAAAGCTACCTCAACAAATACTTCCTTTATTATAAGCCGACCAAAATCCTTTCTCCGGAGTATGTGTGGAATAATTATTACGGCTCACCGGCTGCCGTACAGATAAAGAGGTTTGTCGGCGTTGATAAGAATTACGATGAAGTTAGATTTAGAAGATAACTACGGGACCCTCAAAACAGGAAGAAGGAAGTCAGACAATTCTTCCAATATTGCTACTTCCTATTTCTTATTTCCCCTGCCCTCATACCATGTTTTGTGTAACACGGTTAACacagttaacttaaatatataaatgttcgcCAAATATCTCAGATCTGCAAGAGGTTAAATTCCTGACAGGAAGAATCACTTGGACTGTACCAAAATACTGACCAAAAGTGCAGAATATACCTTTGAATGTTTTACTGTTAATTATGTTCTAGTTAAGAAATAAATAGTTCTAACAGAGCAGCTAACTTCTGTGGGAAAGATCATAGCCACACTCTAAACAGAATCTTTACCAGACCATAATCCTTAATGGACTTTCCCTTACCCCCTGTCTATATCCTACCATTTGGTCTGGTCCCTCCTCAGTGCTTTAGTTCCACAGAAGAGGTAAGATGTCTGTTACTGCTCTAATCACCTCAAAAGTTTTATGGTTGATTTAAAGAGTTATTCTTTTGCTGAATCAACTTGTCTTACCTCCAGCTATAGCAGCCTTATGCTTTTATCAGGTTAGTAGTGTGTAGCATATTCCCAAAGTGATTAATGGAGACAGGCAGAGCACATGGGATCTAAAATGTCTGCCATGAGAAAACCTGTATGCTGTAATCCTCACAGTTATAAACTGCTTATTGTACTATGCTGAGGTTGTTATGTACTAATGTGCTATGTATATTAGCTATGTTGCTTTTCcttacattttcctgtaatatGTCAGTGGGGGTGTATTGAAttaactgcctgttgtaatgtaggtgggctggtggcctgtgatgtacctgaaattggcagtgttctccttactgttttacaggtatgtttATACTTTATGTTAAACTTCCTCTGTTATGTAAAATCCACTATACGATCACTGTTCTGCTCCTCAGTGCTTTAGTTCCACAGaagaggtgggctggtggcctgtgatgtacctgaaattggcagtgttctccttactgttttacaggtcCCCAGCAGACAGTGCCAATCAATAAAGCATTGTAAAGTTATGATATCTCTGCCTGTGTTCGAGTCCTTATACCTGTTGCAGTAACAACCCCTACACTGGTGGAGTGTGTGGAACAGAGGGCCACGTGGGTCGGTGTGACAGAAAGAGAGGGTTACATTTGCACAAGCAAAAAGTTCTGCCATGGTAAATGGTGTAATTTGATTCCATTCATTACTGTTTCATGTATCATAATTCATCATGATGATGCCCCAGatctgcttccttttattttcacaaatgtggacaaatttattttcatataaattctacgggccagattcagttcagtgaaaaaAGTGATCTCATTGTTTATCCCGGGAAAactctccaaattcagttccagtatctttcccatagacttcaatagagtgaAATAAAAGTGAGAAACTTTtcagaattgaattgcatctcaaattgaaatgaatctcgtccatgagtttttttttggtcttttttttttggttggggaGGAGGGTAtttctatagaggaagcagactccattGGCTGGGCCCTTCCATAGCTGCGGGTTCTGCTTCTATAGTTACATACTGTGTAGGGCTCGTGTTTTTATCTGGCAGTGGAACCCTTTTTCAGTAAGCACACACCTGAAACTCAACCCAGCCCATCAATAAAATATTATCAGCTCCAAACAGtaacacaataaaaacaattataacgGCCAGGTGAACTTCTGAGAAAAGGATTGCcaaacatttgttatatttggtTAATCAAATCATAGGTGTATTCCTGCATTCAACTATTTTTATAGAATTCTGTCCTTTGTTCTCATTGGCTGATGTGCGGTAATGTTGCTTGATGTTTCTTATGCGCAAAGAGAATCATTTCTCCTTTGttttatagcttttgcaaacccatgAAAGTATTTATCGTCCCGTACTCCAGAACAAGGGGAGTAAATTGTGTactttatagtttgcaccagtggaTGTAAATAGACTTCATACTGGGAAGTCCTTACTTTTGACCTACGCACATGTCACtctgtaaaatattttgtgttgtgcgactttttatccaaatacctttattacattttccagtctGTCATCTGTCAGAGTGCTTTCATCTGTACTGTGACATTACCCCTAAAGCAATAGCATATCATTTCTGCAATCCACATAGACTCCTAGGATTAAATATGAAGACATGTGCACAAGTACAAAATGCTTTTGGTATTTGGGTGGGTATATTTCTTaggatgtttttgttttttcattaatttgcaataacatttttattctatttggATTAAATCTTTTCCATCCAAAATTTTCTTAGTACTgtagctttatattttttttttttgagggctcaaatattatatatagatagatagatagatagatatatttttttggggggtgtttgtttttttcattttttcattgcaAACCTGAATGCTATGAGATGATTTGGCATTATGATGTAGACGTTTTCTGAGGAAAAAACACAtaaagaagaatatatatatatatatatcagtatttagaaaatacaaagaataaaataggaaaatactaaggggcccatttaataaacctcgatttttttctcaTCGTGGTTTTTAGGGGGAGAACTCGAATTTTTCacggaaaaataaaaacttgaattcttggagatttatcatacttcaAAGCTGCTAGAAATACAGAACcgaaaattatatattaattttataaaaagttGGGATTTTTGTCTGATAATATGAAAAAGTAGACAAATAATTGATA
The sequence above is a segment of the Xenopus laevis strain J_2021 chromosome 8L, Xenopus_laevis_v10.1, whole genome shotgun sequence genome. Coding sequences within it:
- the abo.4.L gene encoding histo-blood group ABO system transferase isoform X1 produces the protein MERLRPSRCFFVVFCCILVFFCSLSWYNMKESRWHLRAMFSCDQHPVESTISSLIENNVRLDRILYPKPETLKPPRTDVLTIAPWLAPIIWNGIFNSDILNAQFHKRGVRIGLTTFAIKKYVRFMKDFLETAEKFFMVGHKVNYYIFTDRAHEIPNITIGEGRHIHIINVTGYQRWQDVTMRRMQMIRDETYSRFINEVDYLVCVDVDMRFYGSVGVEILGDVFGTLHPGFFGASRQQFTYDRNPKSVACIPVDEGDFYYAGGYFGGKIEEVYKLTNFCHSAMMTDKAIGIEALWHDESYLNKYFLYYKPTKILSPEYVWNNYYGSPAAVQIKRFVGVDKNYDEVRFRR
- the abo.4.L gene encoding histo-blood group ABO system transferase isoform X2; the encoded protein is MKESRWHLRAMFSCDQHPVESTISSLIENNVRLDRILYPKPETLKPPRTDVLTIAPWLAPIIWNGIFNSDILNAQFHKRGVRIGLTTFAIKKYVRFMKDFLETAEKFFMVGHKVNYYIFTDRAHEIPNITIGEGRHIHIINVTGYQRWQDVTMRRMQMIRDETYSRFINEVDYLVCVDVDMRFYGSVGVEILGDVFGTLHPGFFGASRQQFTYDRNPKSVACIPVDEGDFYYAGGYFGGKIEEVYKLTNFCHSAMMTDKAIGIEALWHDESYLNKYFLYYKPTKILSPEYVWNNYYGSPAAVQIKRFVGVDKNYDEVRFRR